From a region of the Streptomyces venezuelae genome:
- a CDS encoding cupin-like domain-containing protein: MRTDLSPEEFRAEYMGRRPVLMRGAAAHMPAVSTWSAARLAEAAPDQEVRVKVGTVSTGRTAVIRLADYARQLAEWEAAVARGDDAGDPPGYLHDVPLLSMIPELRRELEPFPADYFPPFFRDQWWKFTQFFVGPARAVTPLHFDTLLTHNLFFQIQGSKRFVMVADAERDKCYPYNWRWAEVDPEAPDLERHPLFRDATVMTCDVEAGDVFYMPPGTLHKVVSPGASISFNIDWHDRASALRGVTAVREGMPLKNLRYNLLFALGVVAGLPRRLLMPGLRSYYSYIS, translated from the coding sequence GTGCGGACCGATCTGAGCCCGGAGGAGTTCCGTGCCGAGTACATGGGGCGCAGGCCGGTCCTGATGCGCGGCGCGGCCGCGCACATGCCCGCCGTGTCCACGTGGTCGGCCGCCCGGCTCGCCGAGGCGGCGCCCGACCAGGAGGTCCGGGTCAAGGTGGGCACGGTGTCCACGGGGCGCACGGCCGTCATCCGGCTCGCCGACTACGCCCGTCAGCTCGCCGAGTGGGAGGCCGCGGTCGCCAGGGGGGACGATGCCGGCGATCCGCCCGGCTACCTGCACGACGTGCCGCTGCTGTCGATGATCCCGGAGCTGCGCCGCGAACTGGAGCCCTTCCCGGCCGACTACTTCCCCCCGTTCTTCCGCGACCAGTGGTGGAAGTTCACGCAGTTCTTCGTCGGGCCCGCCCGTGCGGTGACCCCGCTGCACTTCGACACCCTGCTCACCCACAACCTGTTCTTCCAGATACAGGGGTCCAAGCGGTTCGTCATGGTGGCCGACGCCGAGCGCGACAAGTGCTACCCCTACAACTGGCGTTGGGCGGAGGTCGACCCGGAGGCGCCGGACCTCGAACGGCATCCGCTCTTCCGTGACGCGACGGTCATGACCTGCGACGTCGAAGCGGGTGACGTCTTCTACATGCCGCCCGGGACGCTCCACAAGGTCGTCTCTCCCGGCGCCTCGATCTCGTTCAACATCGACTGGCACGACCGCGCCAGCGCACTGCGGGGCGTCACGGCGGTGCGCGAGGGCATGCCGCTGAAGAACCTGCGCTACAACCTGCTGTTCGCGTTGGGGGTGGTCGCCGGACTGCCGCGCCGCCTCCTGATGCCCGGACTGCGCTCGTACTACTCCTACATCTCCTAG